Proteins encoded together in one Cherax quadricarinatus isolate ZL_2023a chromosome 68, ASM3850222v1, whole genome shotgun sequence window:
- the LOC138854722 gene encoding uncharacterized protein, translating into MAAMVDMVDMVATAALVDLALDEDLDMDMDMDDEKVVGTCPPAFVFLRKLWKPVHQPSSSSNGCGNLSTSLHLPQTVVGTCPPAFIFLRQLWEPVHQPSSSSDSCGNLSTSLHP; encoded by the exons ATGGCGGCTATGGTGGATATGGTGGATATGGTGGCTACGGCGGCTTTGGTGGATTTGGCTTTGGACGAAGATTTGGATATGGATATGGATATGGACGATGAG AAAGTTGTGGGAACCTGTCCACCAGCCTTCGTCTTCCTCAGAAAGTTGTGGAAACCTGTCCACCAGCCTTCGTCTTCCTCAAACGGTTGTGGGAACCTGTCCACCAGCCTTCATCTTCCTCAGACAGTTGTGGGAACCTGTCCACCAGCCTTCATCTTCCTCAGACAGTTGTGGGAACCTGTCCACCAGCCTTCATCTTCCTCAGACAGTTGTGGGAACCTGTCCACTAGCCTTCATCCATAA